The Nicotiana tabacum cultivar K326 chromosome 14, ASM71507v2, whole genome shotgun sequence genome contains a region encoding:
- the LOC107826921 gene encoding DEAD-box ATP-dependent RNA helicase 13 isoform X1: MASQSSNKKRPNKSKKRSRVDSEEFERINSLPWNSTISEEDDAFSFLIGSNDVEGGGFLSLEEIDESEYNLEIAKPSGGSEKKGKTTLKKQKLDTKNEELNDEAKGESKEDIEEVEKDTKQKKNKKKKQKKKKDKINKDAVNNAEGNEESSAVTDENDDREQDSVDETEYYAWNELRLHPLLMKSIYALKFKEPTPIQKMCIPAAAHQGKDVVGAAETGSGKTLAFGLPILQRLLEEREKAERQLTENGEMDEKVAPTGLLRALIITPTRELALQVTDHLKEAARHSNFRVVPIVGGMSSEKQERLLRTRPEIVVGTPGRLWELMSGGEIHLVELHSLSFFVLDEADRMIENGHFHELQSIVDMLPMASKSTDGDSQKTHNCETVSSVQRKKRQTFVFSATIALSADFRKKLKRGSQKSKANDELNSIETLSERAGMRADAAIIDLTNASILANKLEESFIDCSEEDKDGYLYYILSVHGQGRTIVFCTSIAALRHISSLLRILGVNIWTLHAQMQQRARLKAIDRFRTNEHGILIATDVAARGLDIPGVRTVIHYQLPHSAEVYVHRSGRTARAHSDGCSIALITPNDTSKFAALCKSFSKENFQRFPLEMSYMPEVMKRLSLARQIDKISRKDSQDKAKNNWLQRNAESMGLVLEDNDSEEERVNNHKRKKATSAQLNKLQGELKILLSRPLQPKTFSKRYLAGAGVSPLLQHQLEELAKQKNPNNSGDVKTKKLMVIGQDCVEPLQALRSAGPQANFNLKGIAEKRKDVNELRRKRKETKKRLREQRRKQKKKLQAGKE, encoded by the exons ATGGCTTCTCAGTCTTCAAATAAGAAGAGaccaaacaaatcaaagaaaCGAAGCCGAGTTGACTCAGAAGAATTCGAACGAATCAACTCACTGCCATGGAACTCTACAATATCCGAAGAGGACGATGCTTTCTCCTTTCTCATTGGCTCTAACGACGTCGAAGGAGGAG GTTTTCTATCTCTTGAAGAGATCGATGAATCAGAGTACAATTTAGAAATTGCCAAACCAAGTGGAGGAAGTGAGAAAAAGGGGAAGACAACACTGAAGAAACAGAAATTAGATACCAAGAATGAGGAATTGAATGATGAAGCTAAGGGTGAGAgcaaagaagatattgaggaggTGGAAAAGGACACAAAacagaagaagaacaagaagaagaagcagaagaaaaagaaagataagaTCAATAAAGATGCTGTAAATAACGCTGAAGGAAATGAAGAGTCATCAGCTG TCACTGATGAAAACGATGATCGAGAACAGGATTCAGTAGATGAAACTGAATATTATGCATGGAATGAACTGAGACTTCATCCCCTGCTCATGAAATCAATATATGCACTCAAGTTCAAAGAACCCACACCAATACAGAAAATGTGTATTCCAGCAGCTGCTCACCAAGGAAAG GATGTTGTGGGTGCTGCGGAGACAGGATCAGGGAAAACACTAGCTTTTGGCCTGCCCATTCTTCAACGTCTGCTTGAGGAACGAGAAAAGGCCGAAAGGCAGCTTACAGAAAATGGAGAGATGGATGAAAAAGTCGCTCCGACAGGTCTTCTCCGTGCTCTAATTATTACTCCTACAAGAGAGCTCGCCCTTCAG GTCACCGATCATTTGAAGGAAGCAGCAAGACATTCCAATTTTAGGGTTGTCCCTATTGTTGGTGGAATGTCAAGTGAAAAGCAGGAAAGACTTTTGAGAACAAGGCCTGAAATTGTTGTTGGAACTCCAGGGAGGCTCTGGGAACTTATGTCTGGTGGTGAAATTCATCTTGTGGAG TTACACTCACTGTCGTTTTTTGTGCTGGACGAGGCGGATCGCATGATAGAAAATGGCCATTTCCATGAGTTGCAGTCTATAGTTGACATGCTTCCTATGGCTAGTAAATCAACTGATGGCGATTCGCAGAAAACACATAATTGTGAAACAGTTTCCAGTGTCCAAAGAAAGAAAAGGCAAACATTTGTGTTTTCTGCTACCATTGCTTTGTCTGCTGATTTCAGGAAGAAGTTAAAGCGCGGATCACAAAAATCAAAAGCAAACGATGAGTTGAATTCAATAGAAACTCTTTCTGAGAGAGCAGGAATGAGGGCAGATGCTGCAATAATTGATCTGACCAATGCATCAATTCTAGCAAACAAGCTCGAGGAATCGTTTATAGA CTGTAGCGAAGAAGATAAAGATGGTTATTTATATTACATCTTGAGTGTTCACGGGCAAGGCCGGACAATTGTCTTTTGTACGTCCATTGCAGCTTTACGCCATATCTCCTCCCTCTTGCGCATCCTTGGCGTCAATATTTGGACACTTCATGCCCAGATGCAGCAGAGAGCCCGACTTAAG GCAATTGACCGGTTTCGGACAAACGAGCATGGTATACTCATTGCTACAGATGTTGCAGCCAGAGGACTGGATATTCCTGGTGTTCGAACAGTCATTCACTATCAGCTACCACATTCAGCTGAA GTTTACGTTCATAGAAGTGGAAGAACCGCTAGGGCTCATTCTGATGGGTGTAGCATTGCTCTAATCACACCAAATGATACGTCAAAGTTTGCTGCTTTATGCAAGTCATTTTCGAAG GAAAACTTTCAGCGATTTCCTTTAGAAATGTCATACATGCCAGAAGTTATGAAGCGATTATCCCTTGCACGTCAAATAGACAAGATTTCGCGAAAGGACTCTCAG GACAAGGCCAAGAACAATTGGCTTCAGCGAAATGCTGAATCAATGGGACTAGTTTTGGAAGATAATGATAGTGAGGAGGAAAGGGTGAACAACCATAAGCGAAAGAAAGCCACGTCTGCTCAACTAAACAAGCTACAAGGG GAGCTCAAAATTCTTCTTTCACGGCCATTGCAACCTAAAACATTTTCAAAACGCTACTTGGCTGGG GCTGGTGTTTCACCTCTCCTTCAGCACCAACTGGAGGAATTAGCTAAGCAGAAAAATCCAAATAATTCTGGAGATGTTAAAACGAAGAAGTTGATGGTTATTGGTCAAGATTGTGTCGAGCCTCTCCAAGCACTTAGAAGTGCTGGTCCACAG GCTAACTTCAACTTGAAGGGAATTGCTGAAAAGCGGAAAGATGTAAACGAGTtaaggagaaagagaaaagaaaccaaaaaac GTTTGCGTGAACAACGGCGAAAACAGAAGAAAAAGCTTCAAGCAGGAAAAGAGTAG
- the LOC107826921 gene encoding DEAD-box ATP-dependent RNA helicase 13 isoform X2, with amino-acid sequence MKSHQLDSVDETEYYAWNELRLHPLLMKSIYALKFKEPTPIQKMCIPAAAHQGKDVVGAAETGSGKTLAFGLPILQRLLEEREKAERQLTENGEMDEKVAPTGLLRALIITPTRELALQVTDHLKEAARHSNFRVVPIVGGMSSEKQERLLRTRPEIVVGTPGRLWELMSGGEIHLVELHSLSFFVLDEADRMIENGHFHELQSIVDMLPMASKSTDGDSQKTHNCETVSSVQRKKRQTFVFSATIALSADFRKKLKRGSQKSKANDELNSIETLSERAGMRADAAIIDLTNASILANKLEESFIDCSEEDKDGYLYYILSVHGQGRTIVFCTSIAALRHISSLLRILGVNIWTLHAQMQQRARLKAIDRFRTNEHGILIATDVAARGLDIPGVRTVIHYQLPHSAEVYVHRSGRTARAHSDGCSIALITPNDTSKFAALCKSFSKENFQRFPLEMSYMPEVMKRLSLARQIDKISRKDSQDKAKNNWLQRNAESMGLVLEDNDSEEERVNNHKRKKATSAQLNKLQGELKILLSRPLQPKTFSKRYLAGAGVSPLLQHQLEELAKQKNPNNSGDVKTKKLMVIGQDCVEPLQALRSAGPQANFNLKGIAEKRKDVNELRRKRKETKKRLREQRRKQKKKLQAGKE; translated from the exons ATGAAGAGTCATCAGCTG GATTCAGTAGATGAAACTGAATATTATGCATGGAATGAACTGAGACTTCATCCCCTGCTCATGAAATCAATATATGCACTCAAGTTCAAAGAACCCACACCAATACAGAAAATGTGTATTCCAGCAGCTGCTCACCAAGGAAAG GATGTTGTGGGTGCTGCGGAGACAGGATCAGGGAAAACACTAGCTTTTGGCCTGCCCATTCTTCAACGTCTGCTTGAGGAACGAGAAAAGGCCGAAAGGCAGCTTACAGAAAATGGAGAGATGGATGAAAAAGTCGCTCCGACAGGTCTTCTCCGTGCTCTAATTATTACTCCTACAAGAGAGCTCGCCCTTCAG GTCACCGATCATTTGAAGGAAGCAGCAAGACATTCCAATTTTAGGGTTGTCCCTATTGTTGGTGGAATGTCAAGTGAAAAGCAGGAAAGACTTTTGAGAACAAGGCCTGAAATTGTTGTTGGAACTCCAGGGAGGCTCTGGGAACTTATGTCTGGTGGTGAAATTCATCTTGTGGAG TTACACTCACTGTCGTTTTTTGTGCTGGACGAGGCGGATCGCATGATAGAAAATGGCCATTTCCATGAGTTGCAGTCTATAGTTGACATGCTTCCTATGGCTAGTAAATCAACTGATGGCGATTCGCAGAAAACACATAATTGTGAAACAGTTTCCAGTGTCCAAAGAAAGAAAAGGCAAACATTTGTGTTTTCTGCTACCATTGCTTTGTCTGCTGATTTCAGGAAGAAGTTAAAGCGCGGATCACAAAAATCAAAAGCAAACGATGAGTTGAATTCAATAGAAACTCTTTCTGAGAGAGCAGGAATGAGGGCAGATGCTGCAATAATTGATCTGACCAATGCATCAATTCTAGCAAACAAGCTCGAGGAATCGTTTATAGA CTGTAGCGAAGAAGATAAAGATGGTTATTTATATTACATCTTGAGTGTTCACGGGCAAGGCCGGACAATTGTCTTTTGTACGTCCATTGCAGCTTTACGCCATATCTCCTCCCTCTTGCGCATCCTTGGCGTCAATATTTGGACACTTCATGCCCAGATGCAGCAGAGAGCCCGACTTAAG GCAATTGACCGGTTTCGGACAAACGAGCATGGTATACTCATTGCTACAGATGTTGCAGCCAGAGGACTGGATATTCCTGGTGTTCGAACAGTCATTCACTATCAGCTACCACATTCAGCTGAA GTTTACGTTCATAGAAGTGGAAGAACCGCTAGGGCTCATTCTGATGGGTGTAGCATTGCTCTAATCACACCAAATGATACGTCAAAGTTTGCTGCTTTATGCAAGTCATTTTCGAAG GAAAACTTTCAGCGATTTCCTTTAGAAATGTCATACATGCCAGAAGTTATGAAGCGATTATCCCTTGCACGTCAAATAGACAAGATTTCGCGAAAGGACTCTCAG GACAAGGCCAAGAACAATTGGCTTCAGCGAAATGCTGAATCAATGGGACTAGTTTTGGAAGATAATGATAGTGAGGAGGAAAGGGTGAACAACCATAAGCGAAAGAAAGCCACGTCTGCTCAACTAAACAAGCTACAAGGG GAGCTCAAAATTCTTCTTTCACGGCCATTGCAACCTAAAACATTTTCAAAACGCTACTTGGCTGGG GCTGGTGTTTCACCTCTCCTTCAGCACCAACTGGAGGAATTAGCTAAGCAGAAAAATCCAAATAATTCTGGAGATGTTAAAACGAAGAAGTTGATGGTTATTGGTCAAGATTGTGTCGAGCCTCTCCAAGCACTTAGAAGTGCTGGTCCACAG GCTAACTTCAACTTGAAGGGAATTGCTGAAAAGCGGAAAGATGTAAACGAGTtaaggagaaagagaaaagaaaccaaaaaac GTTTGCGTGAACAACGGCGAAAACAGAAGAAAAAGCTTCAAGCAGGAAAAGAGTAG